One part of the Gallus gallus isolate bGalGal1 chromosome 38, bGalGal1.mat.broiler.GRCg7b, whole genome shotgun sequence genome encodes these proteins:
- the SLC8A2 gene encoding sodium/calcium exchanger 2 codes for MAAWRAALAAALLLAEPCAPEPPSEANGTCQGSNRCQPGVLLPVWQPDDPSFGDKAARAVVYFVAMMYMFLGVSIIADRFMASIEVITSKEKEITITKANGETSIGTVRIWNETVSNLTLMALGSSAPEILLSVIEVCGHNFQAGELGPGTIVGSAAFNMFVVIAVCVYVIPSGESRRIKHLRVFFVTAAWSIFAYIWLYLILAVISPGVVQVWEALLTLVFFPVCVVFAWAADKRLLFYKYVYKRYRADPRSGIIIGTEAELPKGIEMDGGFQPPERREAEGSAGGGASPALPASAEEKELDESRREVIQILKDLKQKHPERELEQLVDMANYYALLHQQKSRAFYRIQATRMMTGAGNVLRKHVAEFSKRSSALLEVPSDAEEEACSRIFFEPCLYHCLENCGAVTLSVACQHGAELNHTFYVDYKTEDGSAKAGSDYEYSEGTLIFKPGETQKELKIGIIDDDIFEEDEHFFVRLLNLRVGDAEGMFEADSAEHPKGRLVAPLVATVTILDDDHAGIFSFQERVVHVSECQGAVEVTVVRSSGARGTVLLPYRTVEGTARGGGVDYEDACGELEFRNDETAKTLQVKIVDDEEYEKRDNFFIELGPPRWLKRGISALLLNQAEGDRALSAEEEEARRIAEMGKPILGENCRLEVVIEESYDFKNTVDKLIKKTNLATVIGTHSWREQFLEAITVSAGEEEEEEDGREERLPSCFDYVMHFLTVFWKVLFACVPPTEYCNGWACFGVSILLIGVLTALIGDLAAHFGCTVGLKDSVNAVVFVALGTSIPDTFASKVAALQDHCADASIGNVTGSNAVNVFLGLGVAWSVAAIYWAAQGRDFEVQTGTLAFSVTLFTIFAFVCISVLMYRRRPHIGGELGGPRTPKVLTAALFLGLWLLYILFASLEAYCHIRGF; via the exons ATGGCGGCGTGGCGGGCGGCGCTGGCGGCCGCGTTGCTGCTGGCCGAGCCGTGCGCCCCGGAGCCGCCGTCGGAAGCCAACGGGACGTGCCAGGGCTCCAACCGCTGCCAGCCCGGCGTGCTGCTGCCCGTCTGGCAGCCCGACGACCCCTCGTTCGGCGACAAAGCGGCGCGCGCCGTCGTCTACTTCGTGGCCATGATGTACATGTTCCTGGGCGTCTCCATCATCGCCGACCGCTTCATGGCTTCCATCGAGGTCATCACCTCCAAGGAGAAGGAGATCACCATCACCAAAGCCAACGGCGAGACCAGCATCGGCACGGTGCGCATCTGGAACGAGACGGTGTCCAACCTGACGCTGATGGCGCTGGGCTCGTCGGCGCCGGAGATCCTGCTGTCGGTCATCGAGGTGTGCGGGCACAACTTCCAGGCGGGCGAGTTGGGCCCCGGCACCATCGTGGGCAGCGCCGCCTTCAACATGTTCGTGGTCATCGCCGTCTGCGTCTACGTCATCCCCAGCGGGGAGAGCCGCCGCATCAAACACCTGCGCGTCTTCTTCGTCACGGCCGCGTGGAGCATCTTCGCCTACATCTGGCTCTACCTCATCCTGGCCGTCATCTCGCCCGGCGTGGTGCAGGTGTGGGAGGCGCTGCTCACCCTCGTCTTCTTCCCGGTCTGCGTGGTCTTCGCCTGGGCGGCCGACAAGCGGCTGCTCTTCTACAAGTACGTCTACAAGCGCTACCGCGCCGACCCGCGCAGCGGCATCATCATCGGCACCGAGGCGGAGCTGCCCAAAGGCATCGAGATGGACGGCGGCTTCCAGCCCCCCGAGCGCCGCGAGGCCGAAGGCTCCGCCGGCGGCGGCGCTTCGCCCGCCCTCCCCGCCAGCGCCGAGGAGAAGGAGCTGGACGAGAGCCGGCGGGAGGTGATCCAGATCCTGAAGGACCTGAAGCAGAAGCACCCGGAGCGCgagctggagcagctggtgGACATGGCCAACTACTACGCGCTGCTGCACCAGCAGAAGAGCCGCGCCTTCTACCGCATCCAGGCCACGAGGATGATGACGGGCGCCGGCAACGTCCTGCGGAAGCACGTGGCCGAGTTCTCCAAGCGCTCCTCGGCGCTGCTGGAGGTGCCGTCGGACGCCGAGGAGGAGGCGTGCAGCCGCATCTTCTTCGAGCCCTGCCTCTACCACTGCCTGGAGAACTGCGGCGCCGTGACGCTGTCGGTGGCGTGCCAGCACGGCGCGGAGCTCAACCACACCTTCTACGTGGACTACAAGACGGAGGACGGCTCGGCCAAGGCGGGCTCGGACTACGAGTACAGCGAGGGGACGCTGATCTTCAAGCCGGGGGAGACGCAGAAGGAGCTGAAGATCGGCATCATCGACGACGACATCTTCGAGGAGGACGAGCACTTCTTCGTGCGGCTGCTCAACCTGCGCGTGGGCGACGCCGAGGGGATGTTCGAGGCCGACTCGGCCGAGCACCCCAAGGGCCGCCTGGTGGCGCCGCTGGTGGCCACCGTCACCATCCTGGACGACGACCACGCCGGCATCTTCTCCTTCCAGGAGCGCGTGGTGCACGTCAGCGAGTGCCAGGGCGCCGTGGAGGTGACGGTGGTGCGCAGCTCGGGCGCCCGCGGGACGGTGCTGCTGCCCTACCGCACCGTGGAGGGCACCGCGCGGGGAGGAGGAGTGGATTACGAGGACGCGTGCGGGGAGTTGGAGTTCCGCAACGATGAGACGGC GAAGACGCTGCAGGTGAAGATTGTGGACGACGAGGAGTACGAGAAGAGGGACAACTTCTTCATCGAGCTGGGGCCGCCGCGCTGGCTGAAACGCGGCATCTCGG cccttctgctgaACCAAG CCGAGGGGGACCGCGCGCTGtcggcggaggaggaggaggcgcgGCGCATCGCCGAGATGGGGAAACCCATCCTGGGGGAGAACTGCCGCCTGGAGGTCGTCATCGAGGAGAGCTACGACTTCAAG AACACGGTGGACAAACTGATCAAGAAGACCAACCTGGCCACCGTCATCGGGACGCACTCCTGGAGGGAGCAGTTCCTGGAGGCCATCACCGTCAGCGCCG gcgaggaggaggaggaggaggacgggCGGGAGGAGCGCCTGCCGTCGTGCTTCGACTACGTGATGCACTTCCTGACCGTCTTCTGGAAGGTTCTGTTCGCCTGCGTGCCCCCCACCGAGTACTGCAACGGCTGGGCGTGTTTCGGGGTCTCCATTCTGCTCATCGGGGTCCTCACGGCGCTCATCGGGGATTTGGCCGCCCACTTCGGCTGCACCGTCGGCCTCAAAGACTCCGTCAACGCCGTCGTCTTCGTGGCGCTCGGCACCTCCATCCCCG aCACCTTCGCCAGCAAAGTGGCGGCCCTGCAGGACCACTGCGCGGACGCGTCCATCGGGAACGTGACGGGTTCCAACGCCGTCAACGTCttcctggggctgggggtggcctGGTCGGTGGCCGCCATCTATTGGGCGGCTCAGGGCCGGGACTTCGAGGTGCAGACGGGGACTTTGGCCTTTTCGGTGACCCTCTTCACCATCTTCGCCTTCGTCTGCATCAGCGTCCTCATGTACCGCCGGCGGCCCCACATcgggggggagctgggggggccGCGCACCCCCAAAGTGCTGACGGCCGCCCTCTTCCTCGGCCTTTGGCTGCTCTACATCCTCTTCGCCAGCCTGGAGGCGTATTGCCACATCCGGGGCTTCTga